A part of Desulfatiglans sp. genomic DNA contains:
- the hypB gene encoding hydrogenase nickel incorporation protein HypB codes for MDKRQITIKKDILNANREIASHIRRLLDKHHVRMINIMSSPGSGKTSLIMKTITHLRDKYHIAVIEGDVASSIDADRIKGMSIQAVQINTGGGCHLDAAMIEKTLSNLELDQLDLIIVENVGNLVCTADFDLGAHKNVVILSIPEGDDKPHKYPVIFMEADVVIINKIDVATSFDFDMNSFCEIIAGLNPLAGVLPLSAKSGEGLDNWFEWIEGMLG; via the coding sequence CTGAACGCCAACAGGGAGATTGCCTCTCATATCCGCAGACTGCTGGACAAACATCATGTAAGGATGATCAATATCATGTCATCTCCGGGGTCAGGCAAGACCAGCCTCATTATGAAGACCATAACGCATCTCAGGGATAAGTACCATATTGCCGTGATTGAGGGTGATGTGGCATCATCAATAGATGCTGACAGGATTAAAGGGATGAGTATACAGGCTGTTCAGATCAACACTGGCGGAGGCTGCCACCTGGATGCGGCTATGATAGAAAAGACGCTAAGCAATCTTGAGCTTGATCAGCTTGACCTGATTATTGTAGAAAATGTAGGCAATCTTGTATGCACAGCGGATTTTGATTTAGGGGCTCATAAAAACGTAGTAATTTTGAGCATCCCTGAAGGTGATGACAAGCCTCACAAGTATCCTGTTATTTTCATGGAGGCGGATGTTGTGATCATTAACAAGATAGATGTTGCCACAAGTTTTGATTTTGATATGAATAGCTTTTGCGAGATAATAGCCGGGTTAAATCCTTTAGCCGGGGTCTTACCCCTTTCAGCAAAATCAGGTGAGGGATTGGATAACTGGTTTGAATGGATTGAAGGTATGCTAGGTTAA